Within Desulforegula conservatrix Mb1Pa, the genomic segment AAAAAACCTCTCCGCATCAAACTTTCCAAGCTACACGGCTTCCAAAAGGAAGAACTTAAGCGATGGGGAAACCATCATCTTGAGTCAGAAGCCTGGGTTGTATCGGACGGCCTGTCCTGTTTTCAGGGAATCGAGTTCGCTGGTTTCCAGTACGAACCCCATGTTACTGGAGGTGGTAAAACAGCTGTAGAGCATCCATCCTTCAAATGGGTCAATATAATACTTGGTAACTTAAAAAATGCGCTCAAAGGTACTTATCATGCAATTAATCGCAAGCATGTTCCGCGGTACCTGGCAGAATTTCAGTACAGATTCAATCGTCGATATGATCTGCCGTCCATAATTCACAGGCTTATTTATGTTGCTCTTAGGACTCCGCCCATGCCATCAACCATGCTTTCTATGGCTGAAGCAGAGTGGTAATCAAAAAAACTTTTCGGTTATGGATTTATTTGATTGAAAAACATATGTTCTCAACTCGTAATAAAAAAACCATTAAAGTTTTGGGAAAGGTCTGGAAAACCCTTTTTCAAAAGGGTTTTCCAGTAATAATGCAACAACAGGCTTGTCGTTCAAACTGCCTGACTCGTTTCAAATATTCAAGCTATGACATTGATGAGTATATTGACAGAAAATCCCAGACACATGCTTTCCTATTATTTCAAAATCCAGCTGAGTGCCTGTTATTATTGAAATCTGTAAATAACCGCTCCCCATGTCATACCTGCGCCAAGGCCGATAAACATTACAGTATCCCCTGATTTGCCGATAAGACCCTGCTCCATGGCGTCATCAAGGGCAAGAGGTATGCTTGCGGCCGTAGTATTGCCATATTTCTGAATATTGTTGAAAATCTTTTCATCAGGAATCCCCATGGTTTTCTGGAAAAACTGATTTATTCTGAGGTTTGCCTGATGAGGGAAAAACATGTCGATGTCTTCAATTTTGAGACCGGCACCCGCAAGCGCCTCCTGGGCAACCTCAGGAAGTATTCTTACGGCAAGCTTAAATACGGCCTTGCCTTCCATTTTGGGATAATGACGGGCCTGCTCTATCATCTCAATTGTTATGCGCTCGGAATATTTTGAGGCAGGAGCTTCAAGCATCAATATATCCGCATTTTTACCCTGGGAGTGGAGCTTAGACGTCAAAACGCCTACATTGGCGTCAGTTTCAACTCCTTCGACGCAGACAACTGCCGCACCGTCTCCGAACAGCACTGCCACATCCCTGCCTCTGTCCGTAATATCCAGACCAGAGCTGTGAACTTCGGCGCCGACAACAAGAACACGATTGGCGTATCCGCTTTTAATATATGCGTCGGCTGTCGTAAGACCGTATAAAAAGCCGGTGCACTGCTGACGGATGTCAAGGGCAGGCGTTGTATCAAGACCAAGTTTATGTTGAAGAAGACAGCCGGAACCCGGGAAATAAATATCCGGACTTAGGGTCGCAAAAATAATAAGATCAATATCTTCAGGCTTCCACCCTGCCCTGCCAAGGGCTATCTTGGTAGCTTCCAGGGCAAGATCTGAGGCGCCGACATTTCCTTCCTCAGGAATCCAGTATCTCTGTTTGATGCCTGTGCGCTGTTCTATCCACTCATCGGTTGTATCAATAATCTTGGCAAGATCATCATTGGTCACAAGTCTTGGAGGAACATACCTGCCTGTTCCTTTAATTACTGTTCTCTTCAATTTCAGACTCCTGTTTGGATTGTGTTTCGGAAATTCGATCAAATCAGTTCCAAGAACCAATTTTTTTTGACGGTTACTTTTTGAAGTGTGTTTATTTAACCCGGCGTTGAACGCAGGATTCGGATTAATGGCCAAAACGCCTGATATAAAAAGCGTTATCAATAACTATGTATCTACTTACTTCCAAGTTTATCAATAGTCAAAAAAAAAAGCCGGATAAATCCGGCTTCTCTTATAGAACCACAACTTAATACAGATTAGGATTATTTCTTCTTGGGCGGCATCATGAAAGCTTTACCATCGAGGACAATTTTCTGCTCCTGATTCTCGCATGTTGTTCTGAACGTAACCCTGTTTTTTTCCTTGTTCAGTTCCACAACCTCGACTTTGGCAGTAATTGTATCACCTATCATTACAGGAGCGAGAAATTTCAATTCCTGTCCGACATAAATAGTTCCGGGGCCAGGAAGTTTTGTACCAAGAAGAGCAGATATAAAACCGGCC encodes:
- a CDS encoding IS1595 family transposase; protein product: KKPLRIKLSKLHGFQKEELKRWGNHHLESEAWVVSDGLSCFQGIEFAGFQYEPHVTGGGKTAVEHPSFKWVNIILGNLKNALKGTYHAINRKHVPRYLAEFQYRFNRRYDLPSIIHRLIYVALRTPPMPSTMLSMAEAEW
- a CDS encoding 3-oxoacyl-ACP synthase III family protein — encoded protein: MKRTVIKGTGRYVPPRLVTNDDLAKIIDTTDEWIEQRTGIKQRYWIPEEGNVGASDLALEATKIALGRAGWKPEDIDLIIFATLSPDIYFPGSGCLLQHKLGLDTTPALDIRQQCTGFLYGLTTADAYIKSGYANRVLVVGAEVHSSGLDITDRGRDVAVLFGDGAAVVCVEGVETDANVGVLTSKLHSQGKNADILMLEAPASKYSERITIEMIEQARHYPKMEGKAVFKLAVRILPEVAQEALAGAGLKIEDIDMFFPHQANLRINQFFQKTMGIPDEKIFNNIQKYGNTTAASIPLALDDAMEQGLIGKSGDTVMFIGLGAGMTWGAVIYRFQ
- a CDS encoding MaoC family dehydratase, with amino-acid sequence MIIGKTIDEMELGDFATMSKTVSETDVYMYAGITGDFNPAHIDAEYAKQTFFKARIAHGMLTAGFISALLGTKLPGPGTIYVGQELKFLAPVMIGDTITAKVEVVELNKEKNRVTFRTTCENQEQKIVLDGKAFMMPPKKK